In Arachis duranensis cultivar V14167 unplaced genomic scaffold, aradu.V14167.gnm2.J7QH unplaced_Scaffold_354585, whole genome shotgun sequence, the following are encoded in one genomic region:
- the LOC107465841 gene encoding low-specificity L-threonine aldolase 1 (The sequence of the model RefSeq protein was modified relative to this genomic sequence to represent the inferred CDS: added 42 bases not found in genome assembly) has product MVTRTVDLRSDTVTKPTEAMRAAMATAEVDDDVLGYDPTAFRLETEMAKRMGKEAALFVPSGTMGNLISVLTHCDIRGSEVILGDNCHIFIYENGGISTIGGVHPRTVKNNSDGTMDLDLIEAAIRDPSGEIVYPTTRLICLENTHANSGGKCLSAEYTDQVGELAKKHDLKLHIDGARIFNSSVALGVPVDRLVRAADSVSVCLSKGIGAPVGSVIVGSKSFIAKARRLRKTLGGGMRQVGVIAAAALVALQENVGKLESDHKKARLLADGLNEMKGLRVDPVETNIVYVEIEEGLHISAGKIVKNLEERGILVMDASPSRIRIVLHHQISASDVQYALSCFQHAVKGGQSENGN; this is encoded by the exons ATGGTAACCAGAACAGTGGACCTTAGATCAGACACAGTGACAAAGCCAACTGAAGCAATGAGAGCTGCCATGGCCACTGCTGAAGTCGACGACGATGTGCTCGGCTACGACCCTACCGCATTCCGCTTAGAAACCGAGATGGCGAAGAGAATGGGAAAGGAAGCAGCTCTTTTTGTGCCATCAGGGACAATGGGGAACCTCATATCTGTGCTCACACATTGCGATATTAGGGGAAGTGAGGTAATTCTTGGGGACAATTGCCATATCTTTATCTATGAGAATGGAGGGATTTCAACCATTGGTGGAGTGCATCCGAGGACGGTGAAGAATAATAGTGACGGAACCATGGACCTTGATTTGATTGAGGCTGCTATAAGGGATCCAAGCGGAGAGATAGTGTATCCAACCACTCGGCTTATTTGCTTGGAAAATACTCACGCAAA CTCTGGTGGCAAATGTCTTTCAGCTGAATATACAGATCAAGTTGGAGAGCTTGCTAAGAAGCATGATCTGAAGCTTCACATTGATGGGGCCCGTATTTTTAACTCTTCAGTT GCACTTGGGGTTCCTGTGGATAGGCTTGTCCGAGCAGCTGATTCCGTTTCG GTTTGCCTATCCAAAGGTATAGGTGCACCGGTTGGATCTGTTATTGTTGGATCAAAGAGCTTCATTGCCAAG gctAGACGGCTGCGGAAAACCTTAGGTGGTGGAATGAGGCAGGTCGGTGTCATCGCCGCCGCAGCACTTGTTGCCTTGCAAGAAAATGTTGGAAAGCTGGAAAGTGATCACAAGAAAGCTAGACTTTTAGCTG ATGGATTAAACGAAATGAAAGGACTGAGAGTGGATCCAGTGGAGACTAATATT GTATATGTTGAAATTGAAGAGGGTTT TGGTATCCTTGTGATGGATGCTAGCCCATCAAG AATTAGGATTGTCCTCCACCACCAAATTTCAGCAAGTGATGTGCAATATGCCTTGTCATGCTTTCAG CATGCTGTTAAGGGAGGGCAAAGTGAAAATGGCAACTAG